Proteins encoded in a region of the Leptolyngbya sp. CCY15150 genome:
- a CDS encoding ABC transporter ATP-binding protein has protein sequence MLYIENLSYHPAATAEPILKSIGLELAPQQLGLVIGPSGSGKSTLLEILAGLASKTSGRIRWRSQVLSPDQLQDLGGLVFQFPERHFCGNTLLSELRLGHPELNRETMEQTLAKVGLAHLPLSANPHALSGGQQRRLALAVQLIRQPYLLLLDEPTAGLDWSMRQQLVSLLSVLKADWTLLIVTHEPGDLLAIADRCWTMQHGELQVADPATLAPSLDSSMA, from the coding sequence ATGCTGTACATTGAGAACCTGTCTTACCATCCAGCGGCTACTGCTGAGCCGATCCTTAAGTCCATTGGCTTGGAGCTAGCGCCCCAACAACTGGGGTTAGTGATTGGCCCCAGTGGCTCTGGCAAAAGTACGCTGCTAGAAATTTTGGCAGGCCTAGCCTCCAAAACATCGGGACGGATTCGCTGGCGCAGCCAAGTGCTCTCCCCCGATCAGCTCCAGGATCTAGGAGGGCTCGTCTTTCAGTTTCCAGAACGGCATTTTTGTGGCAACACGCTGCTGAGTGAGCTGCGCCTTGGGCATCCGGAGCTGAATCGGGAAACGATGGAGCAAACCCTAGCAAAGGTTGGCTTGGCCCATCTACCGCTGTCGGCCAATCCTCATGCTCTCAGCGGTGGGCAACAGCGTCGCCTGGCGTTGGCTGTGCAACTGATTCGCCAACCCTATCTTTTACTGCTGGATGAACCGACGGCGGGGCTAGATTGGTCAATGCGTCAACAGTTGGTGAGTTTACTATCGGTGCTCAAGGCAGACTGGACGCTGTTGATTGTCACCCATGAACCGGGAGACTTGCTGGCGATCGCTGACCGGTGTTGGACAATGCAGCATGGAGAATTACAGGTCGCCGATCCCGCCACCCTAGCGCCCAGTCTCGATTCATCGATGGCTTAA
- the aspS gene encoding aspartate--tRNA ligase: MRSHYCGQLRPEHIGETVTLYGWVDRRRDHGGVIFVDLRDRSGIAQIVSDPERTPASYPVAEQVRNEYVVKVTGRVTQRPAESLNPKLPSGGVEIYADEIEVLNDVRKPLPFQVSVAEQDSVREELRLKYRYLDLRRDRMARNLRLRHEVIKAMRRFLEDQEAFIEVETPILTRSTPEGARDYLVPSRVNPGEWFALPQSPQLFKQILMVSGFDRYYQIARCFRDEDLRADRQPEFTQLDMEMSFMTQDEILELNEAMVCHIFKAVKGIDLPRPFPRLTYAEAMDRYGSDKPDTRYGLELVDVSDLVKDSGFKVFSGAIAAGGMVKVLPIPGGNDAISNVRIKPGGDLFKEANEAGAKGLAYIRVRDGGEIDTIGAIKDNLSDEQKQELLARTGAQPGHLLLFGAGDAATVNKTLDRLRQVIARQMNLIDPEKLNLLWVTDFPMFEWNADEKRLEALHHPFTAPFPEDAHDLKTARAQAYDIVFNGFEIGGGSLRIYHPDLQAKVFETIGLSDEEARGKFGFLLEAFEYGTPPHGGIAYGLDRLVMLLAGEESIRDAIAFPKTQQARCLLTEAPSGVDLKQLKELHVASTHKPKPTAAG, encoded by the coding sequence ATGCGAAGTCATTACTGCGGTCAACTCCGTCCTGAACATATCGGCGAAACAGTTACGCTCTACGGCTGGGTCGATCGCCGTCGAGATCATGGCGGGGTGATTTTTGTCGATTTGCGCGATCGCTCTGGCATCGCCCAAATTGTCAGCGACCCAGAACGGACACCCGCCTCCTATCCTGTGGCTGAACAGGTGCGCAATGAATATGTGGTGAAGGTGACTGGACGTGTCACCCAGCGGCCAGCCGAGTCCCTCAATCCCAAGCTCCCCAGCGGAGGCGTGGAAATTTATGCGGACGAGATCGAGGTGCTCAATGACGTCCGCAAGCCTCTACCGTTTCAAGTATCGGTGGCGGAGCAAGACTCGGTGCGGGAAGAACTGCGGCTGAAATATCGCTATCTTGATCTCCGCCGCGATCGCATGGCCCGCAATCTCCGCCTGCGCCATGAGGTGATCAAGGCCATGCGCCGCTTTTTGGAAGATCAAGAAGCTTTTATTGAAGTCGAAACGCCTATCCTCACCCGCTCCACCCCTGAAGGTGCAAGGGACTATCTAGTGCCCAGTCGGGTGAATCCGGGGGAATGGTTTGCCCTGCCCCAGTCGCCCCAGCTCTTCAAGCAAATCTTGATGGTGTCCGGGTTCGATCGCTACTACCAAATTGCTCGCTGCTTCCGCGATGAAGACCTCCGGGCCGATCGCCAACCGGAATTCACCCAGCTCGATATGGAAATGAGCTTCATGACCCAGGATGAAATTCTGGAGCTGAATGAGGCCATGGTCTGCCATATTTTCAAAGCAGTGAAGGGCATCGACCTACCCCGCCCCTTCCCCCGGCTCACCTATGCTGAGGCCATGGATCGCTATGGCTCCGACAAGCCCGATACCCGCTACGGTCTGGAGCTAGTAGACGTATCCGACTTGGTGAAAGACTCTGGCTTTAAGGTGTTTTCAGGGGCGATCGCTGCTGGCGGCATGGTGAAAGTGTTGCCGATTCCCGGCGGCAATGACGCCATTTCCAACGTCCGCATCAAGCCCGGTGGCGATCTGTTTAAGGAAGCCAACGAGGCGGGGGCTAAGGGGCTGGCCTACATCCGCGTGCGGGACGGCGGCGAGATTGACACCATCGGTGCCATCAAAGACAACCTCAGCGATGAGCAAAAGCAAGAGCTTCTGGCTAGAACCGGAGCCCAGCCGGGACATCTGCTGCTCTTTGGGGCAGGGGATGCCGCGACGGTCAACAAAACCCTCGATCGCCTGCGCCAGGTGATTGCGCGGCAGATGAACCTCATTGATCCTGAGAAGCTCAACCTTCTGTGGGTGACGGACTTCCCCATGTTTGAGTGGAATGCTGATGAGAAGCGCCTAGAAGCCCTGCACCATCCCTTCACTGCGCCCTTCCCCGAGGATGCCCACGACCTGAAAACGGCCCGAGCCCAAGCCTATGACATTGTGTTCAACGGCTTTGAAATTGGTGGCGGCAGTTTGCGGATCTATCACCCCGATCTACAGGCTAAGGTGTTTGAAACGATTGGTCTATCCGACGAGGAAGCCCGAGGTAAATTCGGATTCTTGCTGGAAGCCTTCGAGTATGGCACCCCGCCCCATGGCGGCATTGCCTATGGTCTCGATCGCTTAGTGATGCTCTTGGCGGGCGAAGAGTCGATTCGAGATGCGATCGCCTTCCCCAAAACCCAGCAGGCCCGCTGCTTACTCACCGAAGCTCCGTCTGGCGTAGACCTGAAGCAACTCAAAGAACTGCATGTGGCGTCTACCCATAAGCCCAAGCCCACGGCTGCAGGTTAA
- a CDS encoding nucleoside 2-deoxyribosyltransferase has protein sequence MTPLTPWIYFAGPLFTAAEIDFNAAIATGLRAAGYSVYLPQEECAGTTDPHELFQICVRGIDGAALMVVMLDGTDADSGSCFELGYAYAKGMPVVGVRTDFRGSGEHLGLNLMLTHSCDRLLLTSLHPQPANPRIRYRGPNDPILPLLLDLLRGYSELT, from the coding sequence ATGACCCCACTCACTCCATGGATCTACTTTGCCGGCCCCCTGTTCACCGCCGCCGAGATCGACTTCAACGCAGCGATCGCCACGGGGTTGCGGGCAGCGGGCTACTCTGTCTATCTGCCTCAGGAGGAATGTGCGGGCACCACCGATCCCCACGAACTCTTCCAGATCTGCGTTCGGGGCATTGATGGAGCAGCGCTGATGGTGGTGATGTTAGATGGTACGGATGCTGATTCAGGCAGTTGCTTTGAGCTGGGCTATGCCTACGCTAAGGGAATGCCGGTGGTTGGTGTACGCACTGACTTTCGCGGTAGCGGTGAACATCTGGGGCTCAATCTCATGCTCACCCACAGTTGCGATCGCCTGCTGTTGACTAGTCTGCATCCCCAGCCCGCCAATCCTCGCATCCGCTATCGTGGACCCAATGACCCCATTCTGCCACTCCTGCTCGACTTGCTCAGGGGCTATTCTGAGCTAACTTGA